Proteins from a single region of Lasioglossum baleicum chromosome 1, iyLasBale1, whole genome shotgun sequence:
- the LOC143217791 gene encoding protein 60A-like encodes MCRNFIIVVIFLLGSIIVANAEKSSGLYIDDGLNETISDSVSLKEKRETSYTLLNILEEYIKPREIARNVQLVKKSAYKCLLNIYKNVLPNESNKSRAFYDKYEDGYDINVNVIDQSDFIITFGAYNPYSGNASKTNRGKRIWFNVSEAPQGQQIVSAQLKLYHSVGNGRAYTVEVYRVADMKSGKRIKEYINSVNTTADKVGWITVDISQALKYWVNHPRKNRGLHIVVYDVDYVGHILRPDDIGIVGLSGVPEKQPFVVGFFRSSGKRSRHDTLRREKRDSRQELGCSGIPIPSKESFQNRVRNSCKKKSLYMSFKELKWHNSILAPDGVDAFYCRGQCDYPLATRKNASMHAIAQAQLHIIKPYVVPMPCCVPSKLSPIHVLYLLDDQTIALKKFENMVIDSCGCY; translated from the coding sequence ATGTGTAGAAACTTTAttattgttgtgatatttcTTCTGGGAAGTATAATCGTGGCCAACGCGGAAAAATCAAGCGGTTTATACATAGACGACGGACTGAACGAAACCATATCGGACAGTGTTAGTTTAAAAGAGAAACGGGAAACGAGCTATACCTTGTTAAACATTTTAGAAGAGTATATAAAACCACGGGAAATCGCGCGAAACGTTCAATTAGTGAAAAAATCCGCGTACAAATGTctattaaatatttacaaaaatgttttaccgaatgaATCAAACAAATCGCGCGCGTTTTATGACAAATACGAAGACGGTTACgatattaatgttaatgttaTCGATCAGAGCGACTTTATTATCACTTTCGGTGCATATAATCCGTATTCGGGGAACGCGTCCAAAACGAACAGGGGAAAACGAATTTGGTTCAACGTGTCGGAAGCTCCACAGGGACAGCAGATAGTTTCAGCACAGCTGAAACTGTATCATAGTGTAGGAAACGGTAGGGCATACACTGTTGAGGTATATCGCGTCGCGGACATGAAGAGTGGTAAAagaattaaagaatatattaatTCAGTTAATACCACAGCGGATAAAGTAGGGTGGATAACCGTAGATATTAGCCAGGCATTAAAATATTGGGTGAACCATCCAAGAAAGAATCGGGGTTTACACATTGTAGTTTACGATGTCGATTACGTTGGCCACATTTTGAGACCGGACGATATAGGTATTGTAGGGCTTTCAGGAGTTCCTGAGAAGCAACCATTCGTGGTTGGTTTCTTCAGAAGTTCTGGGAAGCGAAGCAGGCACGATACACTGCGTAGGGAAAAACGTGATAGCCGACAAGAATTAGGTTGCAGTGGTATACCCATTCCGAGTAAGGAAAGTTTTCAAAATCGTGTAAGAAATTCGTGTAAAAAAAAGTCTTTGTATATGAGTTTCAAAGAACTCAAGTGGCACAATTCAATTCTTGCCCCGGATGGCGTCGATGCTTTTTATTGTAGAGGACAATGCGATTACCCATTGGCCACTCGTAAGAATGCCAGTATGCATGCCATTGCGCAAGCTCAGTTGCATATTATCAAACCGTACGTTGTACCAATGCCGTGTTGTGTACCTAGTAAACTTTCACCAATACACGTCCTATATTTACTAGATGACCAAACTATTGCATTGAAGAAATTCGAGAATATGGTTATTGATAGTTGCGGTTGCTATTAA